From a single Arachis hypogaea cultivar Tifrunner chromosome 3, arahy.Tifrunner.gnm2.J5K5, whole genome shotgun sequence genomic region:
- the LOC112789254 gene encoding glucan endo-1,3-beta-glucosidase produces the protein MIAILLLLGILSFTQLELTGAEVGVCYGRNGDNLPKSQQRVIDLYKSNGITRMRIYDPDQATLQALKGSNIELILDVPKAQLQSLTDATTAANWVNTNIKAYSPDVKFKYIAVGNEVEPNDGYSNYVLQAMQNIQNAINSANLQIKVSTAIKTDLVASPAYPPDSGVFSDAAINYIRPIIKFLVSNGSPLLANVYPYFAYKDNPSIGLDYSLFTKQDKNDAGYTNLFDAILDALYAALEKEGANNVNVVVSESGWPSAGNVGATVENAGTYYKNLISHVKGGTVKRPNGPIETYLFAMFDEDLKMGDESEKHFGVFNPDRSPKYQLSFN, from the exons ATGATTGCCATATTGCTGCTTCTTGGAATATTATCATTCACTCAACTAGAACTTACAG GTGCTGAGGTAGGAGTGTGTTATGGAAGAAATGGAGACAACTTACCAAAAAGTCAGCAACGAGTGATAGACTTATACAAATCAAATGGAATCACAAGAATGCGCATATATGATCCAGACCAAGCAACACTCCAAGCCCTCAAAGGTTCAAACATAGAATTAATCCTTGATGTTCCAAAAGCCCAACTCCAATCCCTTACCGACGCCACAACCGCCGCTAATTGGGTCAACACAAATATCAAAGCCTATTCGCCAGATGTCAAATTTAAGTACATTGCCGTTGGTAACGAAGTCGAACCCAACGATGGTTATTCCAATTATGTTTTACAAGCAATGCAGAATATTCAAAACGCAATTAATTCGGCTAATTTACAAATTAAAGTCTCAACGGCAATTAAAACAGATTTAGTAGCTAGTCCTGCTTATCCACCAGATAGCGGCGTTTTCAGTGACGCCGCGATTAATTACATAAGGCCTATTATAAAGTTCCTAGTGAGTAACGGATCACCACTTCTTGCAAATGTGTACCCTTATTTTGCCTATAAAGATAACCCAAGTATTGGCTTAGACTATTCTTTGTTTACTAAACAAGATAAGAATGATGCTGGGTACACTAATTTGTTTGATGCCATATTGGATGCTCTTTATGCCGCTCTTGAGAAAGAAGGCGCCAACAATGTTAATGTTGTTGTGTCGGAAAGTGGCTGGCCTTCTGCCGGGAACGTTGGGGCAACGGTTGAGAATGCTGGaacttattataaaaatttgattagtCATGTTAAAGGTGGCACTGTTAAGAGGCCCAATGGGCCCATTGAGACTTATCTGTTTGCTATGTTTGATGAAGA